The nucleotide sequence AAATCTCCGTTTGGTTCAGCCTGTTCCGCCACAATATGCACATCGGTATATCCTGCTTTTTGTAGAACATTCGGAATGGCTTTGATCGATGTTCCGTGGAGCGATGTATAAACGATTTTTAAATTTTTACGCGCATTTTCAGGCAGATTAAAGGTAGAATTTTCTATGGATGATTGCGCAAAGGCTTCATCGATTTCTGTGCCGATATATTCAATTAATTCCGGGTTTGAATCAAACAAAACATCTGAATAATCCAAACTGTCAATCACTTGGATAATTTCTTTGTCTTGCGGTGGAACCAATTGTCCGCCATCTTGCCAATACACCTTGTAACCGTTGTATTCTGGGGGATTGTGTGATGCGGTTAACACAATTCCTGCATGACAATTTAAGTATCGAACCGCAAAAGACAATTCGGGTGTTGGGCGTAAATCTTCAAACAAAAATACGTTGATTCCGTTTGCAGAAAAAACATCGGCAACTACTTTTGCCAATGATTTACTATTGTGGCGGCAGTCATACGCAATGGCTACCTTTATTTGCTCGTTTGGAAAACTTTGTTTTAAATATTGTGATAAACCTTGGGTGTTTTTTCCCAAAGTATATTTGTTGATTCGGTTGGTACCAACGCCCATAACGCCTCGCATTCCGCCGGTTCCAAATTCTAAATTGCGGTAAAAAGCGTCTTCTAATTCTTTTGGCGAAGAGCTTACTAATTCTTTAACTAAGTTTTGTGTTTCTGCATCAAAAGGATCTTGAATCCATTTATTGCTTTGTTCTAATATGTTTTTTGGGATTTCCATTTTTTAATAAATTAAATTATAAGTTGCTTTTTGTGGATATTTTATAACGCGGTTCGTTGTTTTTTGTTCTAAGGATAATTTCTCCCAAGAAACCTGCCAAAAACAATTGTGTACCTAATATCATGGCGGTAAGCGAAATATAAAACCACGGATTGTTTGCTACCAAAACAGCCGGTTCGTGCACAGAAAGCTTGTATAGTTTATAGATGCCGATAAATGCTGCACTGCAAAAACCAACGATAAACATGATTACGCCCAAAGCTCCGAACAAGTGCATAGGGCGTTTACCAAATTTGGATAAAAACCAAATAGTAATTAAATCTAAAAAACCGTTTACAAACCGATTCATTCCAAACTTTGAAACGCCGTATTTTCGCGCTTGGTGCTGTACTACTTTTTCACCGATTTTGTTGAAACCTGCATTTTTTGCCAACACAGGAATGTAGCGGTGCATTTCGCCATACACATCAATGTTTTTTACCACTTTGTTGCTGTAAGCTTTTAAACCGCAATTAAAATCATTTAGTTGCACACCCGAAGTTTTGCGAGCCGCCCAATTGAACAATTTCGATGGAAGGTTTTTAGAAACAACGGAGTCGTATCGTTTCTTTTTCCAGCCCGAAACTAAATCGTACCCATCATTTACAATCATTTGGTACAGAGATGGAATTTCATCGGGGCTGTCTTGCAAATCGGCATCCATTGTAATAACCACATCGCCTTTTGCCATTGCAAAACCAGCGTGTAGCGCCTGCGATTTTCCGAAATTTTTCTGAAAACGAATTCCCTTAACATGCGTATCGGTCACAGACAGTGTTTCAATAATCTTCCAAGAGTCATCGGTGCTTCCGTCATCAATAAAAACCAATTCATACGAATAGTTGTTCTGTTGCATTACTTTTGTAATCCAAGCGTGTAATTCAGGTAGTGATTCCGCTTCGTTCAGTAAAGGAATTAGTAAAGTAATGTTCATTATTGGTTGGTTTGTGCTGAAACTTCTGATTTATTTTTAAAGGTCAATGCAATTAATAAACCTGCGATTGATGCACCCAAAACGGTTTGTGCATAATTGAAAAACAAGGTTTTAAGAGAAAAATTTTCATCGGCATTATTGTTCACTATGCTAATTTTCTCGTTAATTTCAGCTTCGGACAAGTTTAAATCTTTACCAATTTTCTGTGTCATTTCAATCATTAATTGATTATTCACGATTTTTGCTTCTGGATTTACAAAGTTGAACAATATATATTGAATAATATAGTTTGCAAGGAAACCTAAAACAATCATTATAAAAAAAGCAGTAAAACCTTCTTTAAAAGTAATAAGGTTGTTTAAACGTTTTTTAGTTATCCATATACAAGAAATTCCTAAAATCAGTACCACCACAATGTTTACAATGGTTAGGTATGATTTCACAAACAAGGTGTAATCTGCAAAAAAAACAATAAGGTTTACCAATACATAATAAGCCATTAAAATAAAGCCGAAAGTTAAACCTGTTTTTTTACTTATAATATTCATAGAATGTTGCGTTTTATAAAATCTTACAAATATACAAAAATAGGTGGTAGAAAATTTTACTGTTTTGTAATAAAAAAAGTATAAAGTTATAGTTGCAGATTAAAAATATGTTATTAAATTTGCATTCTGAAAAATAAACAATTACATAAAAAGCTGTTGTTTTGTTTATACCTTTTTGAAAGATAAAAGCATCAGAACAAAAAGCAGCCATTAATTTTAAAACAAGATTTACAATGAAACAAGGTATTCACCCAGAAAATTACAGATTAGTAGCGTTTAAAGATATGTCTAACGAAGACGTATTCATCACCAAGTCAACAGTTGAAACAAAAGAAACAATTGAAGTTGATGGAGTAGAGTATCCAGTTTTTAAAATGGAGATTTCGCGCACGTCGCACCCATTCTATACAGGTAAATCTAAATTAATTGATACAGCAGGTCGTATCGATAAATTCAAAAACAAATACGCTAAATTCAAAAAATAATTTTTGGATGTATAATCATATAAAAGCTCTACCGAAAAGTAGGGCTTTTTTTGTTGGTATTTAAACTGTTTACCTAAACAAAATCTTTGTAACTTTAGCCTTTATAAATAAACATAAAATGAACTACATATTATACGACGGATCGGTGCGTAACAATTTGTTGCCTTTTACCTTTACACGACCTGTTGCCGATATACGCATTGGAATTTTAACTATTCGCGAAAAATGGGAAAAATATTTAGGAACTACCACCACTACGGTGACCGAAGAATATTTGTCTGAAAAATTCCCGATGGTTGAAATGGCAGAAAACGTAATGATAAATGCATCATTTTGTCCCAACGAAGTTTTAGTGGAAATGATTCAGTTTTTGCAACCCAAGCAGGCGATTGTAAAAAACGATGAAATTATTGCATTCTTTACGACTGACGAACAAGAAGAAGTGGTTTTTGAAGATTATGAACTGCTAGAAATCGAAGCAGATTGTTTACAAATAGAGCATACTTGGGATATTTTTCAGAAAAACGATCAAGCAATTCGCGAGGATTTTGAATTGCTAACAGAAGACCGTAAATCGCAACCTATCCCGTCAACAGTGAACGTGTTGGGGACTGAAAATATTTTTATTGAAGAAGGTGCTGTATTAAACTTTTGTACCCTAAATGCCACAACAGGACCTATTTATATAGGAAAAGATGCTGAAATTATGGAAGGATCTGTAATTCGTGGACCATTTGCATTGTGCGAGCATGCACAAGTGAAATTGGCAACAAAAATTTATGGTGCAACAACGGTTGGTCCGCATTCGCGTGTGGGAGGTGAAATTAATAATTCGGTTCTTTTTGCGTATTCCAACAAAGGTCATGATGGTTTTCTAGGAAATGCTGTTTTGGGCGAATGGTGTAATATTGGTGCTGATAGCAACAATTCCAACCTTAAAAATAATTATGAATCGGTGAAGTTATGGAATTATGAAAGCGAACGTTTTGAAAATACTGGTTTGCAGTTTTGTGGTTTAATGATGGGCGATCACAGCAAGTGTGGTATCAATACCATGTTTAACACAGGTACTGTGGTTGGTGTGGCTACCAATATTTTTGGTGCAGGTTTCCCAAGAAATTACATTCCAAATTTCACATGGGGTGGTGCACAAGGCACACAAGTCTATTTGCCAAAAAAAGCGTTTGAAACCGCAAAAATTGTTATGAGTCGCAGAAATGTTGACTTTACCGATTTAGACGAAGCTATATTAACCCATGTTTTTAATGAAACCAAAGAGTGGCAGAAATAAATACAAATCGCTTCTATTTTTGGAAGCGATTTGTTTTAATTATAAGGCACCAATTCAGGTCTGCCGTAATTAAACTGTTGCAAATCAAAATTGGTGTTTCGCAAGTTATTTGTTTTAATGATATTGCGTCCGTTTCCTGGAATACTTGGATAAAAAGCCAATGATAGCTGGAAATTGTTAAAAACCAAATAATCGTTGCTTATCACAATACCCAAACCAATTTTACTGTACATATCTTTGGTTACAAAACGGTTATCGTTATCGCCCATAAAGCCTAACGAGGTGCTTAAAAACGGACTGAATCGAAAGCCTAACACATCATACGGCGCATAGGATTGCAACTGAAAATTCAGTAAAACTTTCTTAGTTCCGCGCAATTCATAACTGTCAAAACCATCAATTCCGTAAATTCCATTCAGGGTAATTTTATCCATTGCATAGTCCCAACGGTTTAATCCCACTACAATTTCTGGGTTAAAAAAGTGTCTAAAACGCCATTTGCCCCATTGATACAATTTAGAAAAATACAAGCCTTCAATTCTTAAAACGCCTTCTTCTAAATGATTGCCATTCATAAAACTGCCCCATTGCACTTCACCCCCAAAATACCCAGAGCTGGTATATTTTCCCAATGAAAATTTGGCTCCAATATAAGGTCTGTTGATGTTGTTTTTTCGTTGCATACCGGCTGTAACCATAAAAGTTTTTCCAACTGCAATATCTTCAATCACATCATAATAAAAAATATAACGGTCTTGTACAAAGTTAATCGAAGCCAAACCAACAGTTGCCAAATACAGTTTTTGATCAGTATAAAAGTTATAAGGATCATATTCGCCAATGGGTTGTTCCGTGTAATTGCGATTAAAAAAACGCAGCGAAGTAACCAAATTGGTTTGTACTTTATGCAGATTATTGTACCTGTAATACAATGGTTTGGAGTGTCCCAGCCACACATCCAAATCGTTCGATTTGAAACTTTGCAGCAATCTTTTTCCTTCTAAATTAGGCACCGAATCTTTTGAAGCATTTTGCAGCAAAGTAAAACCTCCTGCCAAACGAGTCATCGGGGTAAAGAAGCGACGGTTGGCATAGATTTGTTTGGTATAATTTCCCAAAAGATCCAAATTGTAAAAAACACCGGCATCTATATATGTTTGTCCAATATTGTTTAGTTGATATTGGGTGCGATAGGCGTGTCTGCCTTCTTTAAAACGGGTGCGGTATTGATTGTTGAAATAGTGACCAAAACCACCAAAATTGCGGGTTGTTAAGTTCAATCGGGCACTCGAGGTGGATAAAGATCCTGTGGGATACCAACTCCAAGAATCTAAAACTTTTATTTCAATATCAACCGAATCGTTGTTTTCTGAAAGATTAATAGGTTTAACCGAAACCCTGCGAATATAGCGTTGCGAGCGCAATAAACGTTCTGATTCTTTCAATTTAATAGAATCGAGTGGTTGGTTGCGTTTAAAAAGCAGCAAACTGCGCACCGTGAATTTTTTGGTTTTTAAATGCAAGCGATTTCCTAATTTCTCTATTGATTTTGTTGGAACACGCGTACTGTCTTGTATCGAAAACCCAAATGGATCATACGTTTCGATATTAATTTTCCGAATAATTTTTCCTTGAAATTTCTCAAAATCGTAATCAATGTCGGCTTGTTTTACGGCTTGTACATTGGTGTTTACGTTGCGTGGTTTTTTTCGAAAAATCAACTTGTGCAATTGCCGGGTAAACTTTCCTTTTTTAGAAAGATCTTCTATTTTTTGCATCTGTTGTTGCGTGGTTGAAATACTGTCTTTCGTTTGCGAAAACGTACTGCAACAACACAAGCAACATATTATAATGAAATAGAAATGATACTTTTTCAAGGCTAAATTTTAAAAACATTAAAGTACTAAAAGTTTTTAAATAGAAACGATGCTTAGGTGTTAATTTCTAAATCTTTAATATAATCTTCATATTCGTAGAAAAACAACTCAAAATTTCCCATTTTTTCTGCGAAAAATTCATAAATTTCTTCCCAAGTTGCTTTGTTGTTCACGCTCACTTTTTTATCGATATCAACCCAAATTCGGCTGATTAATTTTCCATTGGGCAAATAATAATTGCGTTCAAAAATAGCGTCTTCTAAAAACTCTTCCAACAAAATCGTTTTTAGCGATTCTATCTTTTCAAAGTAAATTTTGCGTTTTTCATCGTCTTTTGGTTCAATTTCCAATGCTACCTGCGCCGTTTTGTTGTCCACAAAAAATTTAAAGGCAACGTCTTTTATCTTGGTGTTGTGCAACAACCATTTGCGGGGATAAGCTTCTGCAAAACCTGTCCAGAAATCTTTTTTTATTTGTAGTGCTTCTTCTTTACTAAACATTGTTTATATTTAAGATATTTTTGTGTTATGCAATTCGATCAATTTTTAGAAAAAATCAATGTTGTGGTTTCCCAACCTTTGTTTGCTCTTGATGCCCATTTAAAAATGGCACCGTTAGAGCGTATTCAATACCTTCAAAATTACGATTATTCTGCTCAAAATCCTAAAGCATCTGCGGTTTTAAGTTTGTTTTATCCAAAAAACAATGCGGCTCATTTGTTGCTCATTGTTCGCTCATCCTATCCCGGGGTGCATTCCTCGCAAATTGCTTTTCCAGGTGGAAAAAGAGAGTTGACCGACAAAGATTTGCAGGAAACTGCCTTGAGAGAAACCACAGAAGAGGTGGGAATTGCTGCTTCAGAAATCGAAATTGTGAAGCAATGGAGTGATATTTATATTCCGCCGAGCAATTTTATGGTGTCGTCGTTTATGGGTATTTCCAAAAACACGCCACAATTTATCTTACAGCCCGATGAGGTGAGTGCTGTGATTGAACTGCCCGTTTCCGAGCTTTTAAGTGATGCATTAGTGCAAAACGTGGAAATGACCACATCGTATGCCACCAATATTTCGGTACCAGCTTTTGTGATTGAAGAACATATTGTGTGGGGTGCAACCGCCATGATATTGAGTGAAATAAAAGAAACATTGAAAGTGGTGTTTTAATTTTTATAGTGATTAAATTGAACAAAATTTATATTTTTAGCGGGTTAGGAGTAGATGAACGGGTTTTTACAAACATTGATTTTTCCGATGTACCT is from Paenimyroides aestuarii and encodes:
- a CDS encoding DUF4268 domain-containing protein, producing the protein MFSKEEALQIKKDFWTGFAEAYPRKWLLHNTKIKDVAFKFFVDNKTAQVALEIEPKDDEKRKIYFEKIESLKTILLEEFLEDAIFERNYYLPNGKLISRIWVDIDKKVSVNNKATWEEIYEFFAEKMGNFELFFYEYEDYIKDLEINT
- a CDS encoding NUDIX hydrolase yields the protein MQFDQFLEKINVVVSQPLFALDAHLKMAPLERIQYLQNYDYSAQNPKASAVLSLFYPKNNAAHLLLIVRSSYPGVHSSQIAFPGGKRELTDKDLQETALRETTEEVGIAASEIEIVKQWSDIYIPPSNFMVSSFMGISKNTPQFILQPDEVSAVIELPVSELLSDALVQNVEMTTSYATNISVPAFVIEEHIVWGATAMILSEIKETLKVVF
- a CDS encoding GlmU family protein gives rise to the protein MNYILYDGSVRNNLLPFTFTRPVADIRIGILTIREKWEKYLGTTTTTVTEEYLSEKFPMVEMAENVMINASFCPNEVLVEMIQFLQPKQAIVKNDEIIAFFTTDEQEEVVFEDYELLEIEADCLQIEHTWDIFQKNDQAIREDFELLTEDRKSQPIPSTVNVLGTENIFIEEGAVLNFCTLNATTGPIYIGKDAEIMEGSVIRGPFALCEHAQVKLATKIYGATTVGPHSRVGGEINNSVLFAYSNKGHDGFLGNAVLGEWCNIGADSNNSNLKNNYESVKLWNYESERFENTGLQFCGLMMGDHSKCGINTMFNTGTVVGVATNIFGAGFPRNYIPNFTWGGAQGTQVYLPKKAFETAKIVMSRRNVDFTDLDEAILTHVFNETKEWQK
- a CDS encoding glycosyltransferase family 2 protein, producing MNITLLIPLLNEAESLPELHAWITKVMQQNNYSYELVFIDDGSTDDSWKIIETLSVTDTHVKGIRFQKNFGKSQALHAGFAMAKGDVVITMDADLQDSPDEIPSLYQMIVNDGYDLVSGWKKKRYDSVVSKNLPSKLFNWAARKTSGVQLNDFNCGLKAYSNKVVKNIDVYGEMHRYIPVLAKNAGFNKIGEKVVQHQARKYGVSKFGMNRFVNGFLDLITIWFLSKFGKRPMHLFGALGVIMFIVGFCSAAFIGIYKLYKLSVHEPAVLVANNPWFYISLTAMILGTQLFLAGFLGEIILRTKNNEPRYKISTKSNL
- a CDS encoding BamA/TamA family outer membrane protein; translation: MQKIEDLSKKGKFTRQLHKLIFRKKPRNVNTNVQAVKQADIDYDFEKFQGKIIRKINIETYDPFGFSIQDSTRVPTKSIEKLGNRLHLKTKKFTVRSLLLFKRNQPLDSIKLKESERLLRSQRYIRRVSVKPINLSENNDSVDIEIKVLDSWSWYPTGSLSTSSARLNLTTRNFGGFGHYFNNQYRTRFKEGRHAYRTQYQLNNIGQTYIDAGVFYNLDLLGNYTKQIYANRRFFTPMTRLAGGFTLLQNASKDSVPNLEGKRLLQSFKSNDLDVWLGHSKPLYYRYNNLHKVQTNLVTSLRFFNRNYTEQPIGEYDPYNFYTDQKLYLATVGLASINFVQDRYIFYYDVIEDIAVGKTFMVTAGMQRKNNINRPYIGAKFSLGKYTSSGYFGGEVQWGSFMNGNHLEEGVLRIEGLYFSKLYQWGKWRFRHFFNPEIVVGLNRWDYAMDKITLNGIYGIDGFDSYELRGTKKVLLNFQLQSYAPYDVLGFRFSPFLSTSLGFMGDNDNRFVTKDMYSKIGLGIVISNDYLVFNNFQLSLAFYPSIPGNGRNIIKTNNLRNTNFDLQQFNYGRPELVPYN
- a CDS encoding DUF4199 domain-containing protein, producing MNIISKKTGLTFGFILMAYYVLVNLIVFFADYTLFVKSYLTIVNIVVVLILGISCIWITKKRLNNLITFKEGFTAFFIMIVLGFLANYIIQYILFNFVNPEAKIVNNQLMIEMTQKIGKDLNLSEAEINEKISIVNNNADENFSLKTLFFNYAQTVLGASIAGLLIALTFKNKSEVSAQTNQ
- a CDS encoding type B 50S ribosomal protein L31 → MKQGIHPENYRLVAFKDMSNEDVFITKSTVETKETIEVDGVEYPVFKMEISRTSHPFYTGKSKLIDTAGRIDKFKNKYAKFKK